Proteins from one Penicillium digitatum chromosome 2, complete sequence genomic window:
- a CDS encoding Armadillo-like helical — protein sequence MPGRVAARSTSATTRRSSAQPSASGRAGSVTPSFAIPEEPTEPTSSPTLRRDVCLLFADAQRSTTGHRKLVVRLRKLQEFCCGISQRKNTKGKDQEPEEALIPGEETKAEKEFNVEVGRCMLRILIIKKSEPVGDRILRFLGTFLSHAAEKDNEIFASGEDEDHNPETPTARLTSNLIALMGPVMGAKDKMVRFRATQITAHIVNSLESIDDELYHTIRQGLLRRLRDKEASVRVQAVLGLGRLAGDDGEDDSNDDNSALLEKLIEIMQNDTSAEVRKALLTNLPLAPVTLPYLLERARDLDAPTRRALYSRLLPTLGDFRHLSLSMREKLLRWGLRDRDEGVRKATAKLFYDRWVEDCAGTNNDPNQAPTGQCSAPDINALLELLERIDVVNSGMESGIAHEAMRGFWEGRADYREAVVFDEPFWENLTGESAFLLRSFNDFCRVENEGKYESLADDKMPEVTAMAYFLGKYITNFLERKKISKESGEANDDDAVEHEFVVEQLLHIAITLDYSDEVGRRKMFSLLRETLAVPELPEESTKLVVETLRCVCGPDTAAEAEFCSVVLEAIAEVHDTITTEDSFVSARSEISDDTSRRSETPGDEKVVPFNKEEAKAKIVREIVINMKCLYIAQCMLQNVQGHLQQNMNLVTMLNNLVVPAVRSHEAPIRERGLLCLGLCCLLDKNLAEENMTLFIHCYSKGHEALQVTALQILCDMITTHPSLLAPVTQADGETVTPPPMQKPLLKVFARALRANSPNSVQSGAAAALCKLLLTNTFTPSGPNIPPAIQEHNQNAVESLLLSLVVSFYHPRTRENPALRQSLAYFFPVYCHSRVENTQHMRRVAVPVIRAVMNAAEEHYSLEAEEDSDGEIDPSVGEREVKALMTGVVGMLSEWTDERRVVGLGGERILAGGTASSNVCGWVHLALVKEILERVLGISAAANRCSREERKLLFSLLSKLYFAAPTVPARASSRVPEGDDPFRTSIRSATGVEIDPENTALATEVKELLDQTIEEGLAAEASSRNALVKAKNAILKIIAVAQDGRAASVRPREGTEEPDLDGASVRSGSVRRSVDPTGGYSRRHFSVEPSIMEEDEGEDDSRLPSVRANRPMVSIEPSIMEEDEEDDLDTSRGTIIKEETGDE from the exons ATGCCTGGCAGAGTCGCCGCCCGTTCGACATCTGCAACGACACGCAGGTCGTCAGCACAGCCCTCTGCGTCTGGGCGTGCTGGCTCCGTTACTCCATCGTTTGCGATCCCCGAAGAACCGACAGAGCCAACATCATCCCCCACTTTGCGTCGTGATGTGTGCTTGCTCTTTGCAGATGCTCAACGCTCGACTACCGGTCACCGAAAGCTTGTGGTGCGCCTGCGCAAGCTCCAAGAGTTTTGCTGTGGCATCTCTCAAAGAAAGAACACCAAGGGAAAAGACCAAGAGCCTGAGGAGGCATTGATTCCTGGCGAGGAAaccaaggccgagaaggagtTTAACGTGGAAGTCGGCCGCTGCATGCTTCGGATTCTCATAATCAAGAAGAGTGAGCCTGTTGGAGATCGAATTTTGCGTTTCTTGGGGACTTTCCTCAGTCATGCCGCAGAGAAAGATAATGAGATTTTTGCTTCGGGTGAAGACGAGGACCACAATCCTGAGACACCAACTGCGCGCCTCACATCTAATCTTATTGCGCTTATGGGACCCGTGATGGGTGCCAAGGACAAGATGGTGCGCTTCCGCGCAACCCAAATTACCGCCCACATTGTGAACTCGCTAGAATCAATTGACGACGAGCTATACCATACAATAAGACAGGGCCTTCTAAGGCGCCTCCGCGATAAGGAGGCATCAGTGCGGGTACAGGCGGTCCTGGGATTAGGACGTCTGGCGGGAGATGACGGAGAAGACGATAGCAACGACGACAACTCTGCTCTTCTTGAGAAGCTGATCGAAATTATGCAAAACGATACAAGTGCCGAAGTTCGCAAAGCCCTTCTCACAAATCTCCCTCTGGCTCCAGTGACGCTTCCCTATCTCCTGGAGCGCGCTCGGGATCTGGATGCCCCTACAAGACGTGCATTGTACTCACGTCTCCTCCCTACCTTGGGCGACTTCCGTCATTTGTCTCTATcaatgagagaaaagcttctCCGATGGGGTCTACGTGATCGCGATGAAGGTGTTCGCAAGGCTACAGCGAAGTTATTCTATGATAGATGGGTTGAGGATTGCGCTGGCACGAACAATGACCCGAATCAGGCACCGACAGGCCAGTGCTCTGCACCCGACATCAACGCACTACTCGAACTTTTGGAGAGAATTGACGTAGTCAACTCTGGAATGGAAAGCGGAATTGCACACGAGGCAATGCGTGGATTTTGGGAGGGTCGTGCGGACTATCGTGAAGCTGTTGTCTTTGATGAGCCTTTTTGGGAGAATCTTACTGGTGAATCTGCGTTCTTGCTCCGGTCCTTCAACGACTTCTGCCGTGTGGAGAATGAAGGCAAGTATGAAAGCCTAGCAGACGACAAGATGCCTGAGGTTACCGCGATGGCCTACTTCCTAGGCAAATACATCACTAATTTCTTGGAGCGGAAAAAAATTTCCAAAGAGTCTGGTGAAGCGAACGATGATGACGCTGTTGAGCACGAATTTGTTGTGGAGCAGTTGCTCCATATCGCCATCACTCTAGATTACAGCGACGAGGTCGGTCGACGAAAGATGTTCTCGCTTCTGCGAGAAACTTTGGCCGTGCCAGAACTCCCGGAGGAGAGCACGAAACTCGTCGTTGAAACACTCCGATGTGTCTGCGGGCCTGACACTGCGGCTGAAGCCGAATTTTGCAGTGTGGTCCTTGAAGCTATTGCCGAAGTTCACGATACCATCACCACCGAGGATAGCTTTGTTTCTGCCAGGTCAGAGATCAGTGACGACACTAGCAGACGATCCGAAACCCCGGGGGATGAGAAGGTCGTCCCCTTCAATAAGGAGGAGGCCAAGGCCAAGATCGTCCGCGAGATTGTTATTAATATGAAGTGTCTGTACATTGCTCAGTGTATGTTGCAGAATGTCCAGGGCCACCTGCAGCAGAACATGAATCTTGTTACTATGCTCAATAACCTTGTGGTGCCCGCTGTTCGCAGCCACGAAGCCCCAATCAGAGAGCGTGGTCTATTGTGCTTGGGCCTTTGCTGTCTTCTTGACAAG AATTTGGCCGAAGAAAACATGACCCTCTTCATTCACTGCTATAGCAAGGGTCACGAGGCATTGCAGGTCACGGCTTTACAAATCCTCTGTGACATGATCACGACTCACCCGTCTCTACTTGCTCCTGTCACTCAGGCTGATGGCGAAACTGTCACTCCCCCTCCCATGCAGAAGCCTCTGCTCAAGGTGTTCGCCCGAGCTCTGCGTGCCAACTCCCCCAACAGCGTGCAGTCCGGAGCAGCCGCCGCTCTCTGCAAGCTGCTACTCACCAACACCTTCACTCCCTCTGGGCCGAACATCCCACCCGCAATCCAGGAACACAATCAAAATGCCGTTGAATCTCTCTTGTTGTCCCTCGTGGTCTCCTTCTACCACCCACGCACTCGTGAAAACCCAGCACTACGACAGTCGTTGGCTTATTTCTTCCCTGTTTACTGCCATTCCCGCGTGGAAAACACGCAGCACATGCGCCGAGTAGCTGTACCAGTGATCCGGGCTGTAATGAATGCTGCGGAGGAGCACTACTCACtcgaggccgaggaagacagTGATGGGGAAATCGACCCAAGCGTCGGCGAGCGCGAGGTCAAGGCTCTCATGACTGGTGTTGTTGGTATGCTTTCTGAGTGGACTGATGAGCGCCGAGTCGTTGGCCTCGGCGGTGAACGAATTCTGGCCGGCGGCACTGCAAGCTCCAATGTTTGTGGATGGGTTCACCTCGCCCTGGTCAAGGAGATTCTCGAGCGTGTACTCGGTATCAGCGCTGCCGCCAATCGCTGCTCGCGCGAGGAACGCAAGCTTCTCTTCTCCCTCCTTAGCAAGCTTTACTTTGCCGCTCCCACAGTGCCTGCACGAGCTAGTTCTCGTGTCCCCGAAGGCGATGATCCATTCCGAACTAGCATTCGCAGTGCTACGGGTGTCGAAATCGATCCCGAAAACACCGCCCTGGCGACCGAGGTCAAGGAACTATTGGACCAAACCATTGAAGAGGGTCTCGCCGCCGAAGCCTCTAGCCGAAATGCTCTCGTCAAGGCCAAGAACGCTATCCTCAAGATCATTGCCGTTGCCCAGGATGGTCGCGCTGCTAGTGTTCGTCCCCGCGAAGGTACTGAAGAGCCTGACCTTGACGGCGCTAGTGTACGCTCTGGTAGTGTTCGTCGCTCTGTGGACCCTACTGGTGGATACAGCCGTCGTCATTTCTCTGTTGAGCCCAGTATCATGGAGGAAGACGAGGGTGAGGATGATAGCCGTCTTCCTTCTGTCAGGGCTAATCGTCCCATGGTGTCGATTGAACCTAGTATtatggaagaagatgaagaagatgacctTGATACTAGTCGGGGGACAATAATCAAGGAAGAGACGGGTGATGAGTGA
- a CDS encoding RNA binding protein (Arp), putative, giving the protein MAAVSAPTPKLDRYIVIHVATTCDEHGVYVTKDSAEVIELGWILLDTKTCEELHRESVLVKPVNTPITPLCTSLTTLTWEHVRSAGTFRDAISRFDAFAQEHLTSKHLEFAFVTLDSWDLRVQLPREARDKAVVLPAYLQHSRTFDLRTEYQRWQTHHPESLPFGPSSLSNICAALEVEPVQSSAPIKHNLPFHLQALAPASPRRAMEESVTLARVLRGLIRKSQPPQDHPEILTRPMDAHADVRAFLAERSKVLHLSGLPHDTTQSELESWFTQFGGRPIAFWTLRTPDQHKPTGTGFAVFSSHEEAAESLCMNGRALNEKAIEVSPSSSRVLDRAAEILTPFPPSKNRPRPGDWTCPSCGFSNFQRRTACFRCSFPAMAAAPDPMNYGNYGYGPPSMMPPHMGHGGGHGMGGGHSRGMGGNGGVVPFRAGDWKCGSEGCGYHNFAKNINCLRCGAPRSGAAVVADSAFPSPMDPPSQFNMGPNSMASTPAPAPFASTAGGFGGFSQQFGGPPNNYALPSGGLGSNTPGAYPPMGQMNSGYGSSTTSHSAASFANPATQAAFTGADHGVPSTSAANGAFYGTDGTSDPFAFLSSGLGGLTVSDDPHSRRNGSGANKSPA; this is encoded by the exons ATGGCGGCCGTTTCAGCACCAACCCCCAAGCTGGATCGATACATCGTCATCCACGTTGCAACCACCTGTGACGAGCATGGCGTATATGTCACTAAGGACTCGGCTGAGGTCATTGAACTAGGATGGATCTTGTTGGACACAAAGACCTGCGAGGAA CTGCACCGTGAAAGTGTTCTCGTCAAGCCCGTCAATACGCCGATCACCCCGCTTTGCA CGAGCTTGACCACATTGACATGGGAACACGTTCGCTCCGCAGGTACTTTCCGGGACGCCATCTCTCGATTCGACGCCTTCGCTCAGGAACACCTCACTAGCAAACACCTTGAGTTTGCTTTTGTGACGTTAGACTCGTGGGATCTGCGCGTGCAGCTGCCCCGCGAGGCCCGCGACAAGGCAGTCGTGCTGCCCGCATACCTGCAGCATTCCCGCACTTTCGACCTGCGAACTGAATATCAACGCTGGCAGACCCATCACCCTGAGTCGCTGCCTTTCGGTCCCAGCTCCCTCTCCAACATCTGCGCTGCCCTTGAGGTTGAGCCCGTTCAGTCGTCCGCCCCGATCAAGCACAATCTTCCTTTCCACTTGCAAGCCTTGGCCCCCGCTTCGCCCCGCCGTGCCATGGAGGAATCTGTTACTCTCGCCCGTGTCCTTCGTGGTTTGATTCGCAAGTCGCAGCCACCCCAGGATCACCCTGAGATCCTCACTCGTCCTATGGATGCTCATGCCGATGTTCGGGCCTTTTTGGCGGAACGCAGCAAGGTCCTGCACCTTAGTGGCCTGCCACACGATACCACTCAGTCTGAACTGGAGAGCTGGTTCACCCAGTTCGGTGGTCGTCCCATCGCCTTTTGGACCCTGCGGACGCCAGACCAGCACAAGCCTACTGGCACTGGTTTTGCCGTCTTCTCTTCGCACGAGGAG GCTGCTGAGAGCCTGTGCATGAACGGCCGTGCGCTCAACGAGAAAGCGATTGAggtctctccctcttctaGCCGGGTTCTGGATCGGGCTGCCGAGATCCTCACTCCTTTCCCACCGTCCAAGAACCGCCCCCGCCCTGGTGACTGGACTTGCCCGTCTTGCGGCTTCTCTAACTTCCAGCGCCGCACAGCATGTTTCCGCTGCTCGTTCCCCGCCATGGCGGCCGCACCTGACCCAATGAATTACGGAAACTACGGCTACGGACCGCCATCAATGATGCCTCCTCACATGGGTCACGGTGGCGGCCACGGTATGGGTGGTGGTCACTCACGTGGTATGGGGGGCAACGGCGGTGTTGTTCCCTTCCGCGCTGGTGACTGGAAGTGCGGTTCCGAGGGTTGTGGCTATCACAACTTCGCGAAGAACATCAACTGCCTACGCTGCGGTGCCCCTCGCTCGGGCGCTGCCGTCGTGGCAGATTCGGCATTCCCGTCACCGATGGATCCACCGTCGCAATTCAATATGGGACCTAATTCTATGGCTAGCACTCCTGCCCCTGCTCCGTTCGCCTCCACCGCTGGCGGCTTCGGTGGTTTCAGCCAGCAATTCGGTGGCCCGCCCAACAACTACGCTCTGCCCTCCGGTGGTCTGGGTAGCAACACCCCCGGTGCGTACCCTCCCATGGGTCAGATGAACTCGGGCTACGGCTCTTCCACCACCTCGCACTCAGCCGCCTCTTTCGCCAACCCGGCCACTCAGGCCGCTTTCACTGGTGCTGACCACGGCGTGCCCTCCACCAGCGCCGCGAACGGCGCCTTCTACGGCACCGATGGTACCAGTGACCCCTTTGCCTTCCTGTCGAGCGGTCTCGGTGGGCTGACGGTGTCTGATGACCCCCACTCTCGTCGCAATGGCTCCGGTGCCAACAAGTCGCCCGCTTAA
- a CDS encoding Proteasome, alpha-subunit, conserved site has translation MSGYDRALSVFSPDGHVFQVEYAMEAVKRGTCAVGVKGKDIVVLGCEKRSALKLQDTRITPSKIALVDDHICLAFAGLNADARILIDKARLEAQSHRLTVEDPSSIEYITKYIAGVQQRYTQSGGVRPFGISTLVVGFDQNDSTPRLYQTEPSGIYSAWKANAIGRSSKTVREFLERNHQEDMDREQTIQLTIKSLLEVVQTGAKNIEVAIMAPGKTLEMLPDDQIESYVKNIETEKQEEAAKKKTRTGTTTAAILTRPGGGESTD, from the exons ATGTCCGGATACGACCGAGCTCTTTCAG TCTTCAG TCCCGATGGACACGTCTTCCAGGTTGAATATGCCATGGAGGCTGTGAAGCGAG GAACTTGCGCTGTTGGTGTCAAAGGCAAGGATATCGTCGTCCTCGGTTGCGAAAAGCGTTCCGCCCTCAAGCTTCAAGATACCCGCATTACCCCCTCCAAGATCGCCCTGGTGGATGACCACATCTGTCTCGCCTTTGCTGGACTGAATGCCGATGCCCGCATCCTTATCGACAAGGCCCGCTTAGAGGCTCAGTCCCACCGCCTGACCGTCGAGGACCCCTCCAGCATCGAGTATATTACGAAATATATTGCTGGCGTTCAGCAGAGATACACACAGAGTGGTGGTGTACGTCCATTTGGTATCAGTACGCTTGTGGTTGGATTTGACCAGAACGACTCCACTCCGCGACTGTACCAGACCGAGCCGTCTGGAATCTACTCAGCCTG GAAAGCCAACGCCATCGGTCGTTCCAGCAAGACCGTCCGCGAATTCCTTGAGCGCAACCACCAGGAGGACATGGACCGTGAGCAGACAATTCAGCTGACCATCAAGTCTCTGCTTGAGGTTGTGCAGACGGGTGCCAAGAACATCGAGGTCGCCATTATGGCGCCCGGGAAGACTCTTGAGATGCTCCCAGATGACCAGATTGAGTCGTACGTGAAGAACATCGAGACTGAGAAACAGGAGGAAGcggccaagaagaagacccGGACAGGGACCACAACGGCGGCTATCCTTACCAGGCCGGGTGGCGGCGAGTCGACCGATTAA
- a CDS encoding Zinc finger, CHY-type has translation MCKHILNAQVAIRSHCCRKWFDCAECHHESESHNLERSTEMIFACKKCKKCFRKDAAEFDETDEYCPHCDNHFVIEAREPEARLHVEGEDARMDSRMLKDERVARDKERSLFNIRDVSDRMG, from the exons ATGTG TAAACACATTCTGAACGCCCAAGTGGCCATCCGCTCGCACTGCT GCCGAAAATGGTTTGACTGCGCCGAATGCCACCATGAGAGCGAGTCGCACAATCTCGAGAGGAGCACGGAGATG ATCTTTGCATGCAAGAAGTGCAAGAAGTGTTTCCGCAAGGACGCTGCCGAGTTCGATGAGAC TGACGAATACTGCCCTCACTGTGATAATCACTTTGTCATTGAGGCACGCGAGCCCGAGGCGCGACTACACGTGGAGGGTGAGGATGCTCGTATGGATAGCCG TATGCTTAAGGATGAGCGTGTTGCGCGTGACAAGGAGCGCTCCCTCTTCAATATCAGAGATGTGTCGGACCGCATGGGCTAA
- a CDS encoding Inositol polyphosphate phosphatase, putative codes for MAMAGKGQQPDNNDDAPPTPQRPVSSLLSHFENLSHRRSPSAAVAASPRTSTTHLQATPEPSDDLRSSSRASLDLPRPHSSWTPAEDRPTPLQQPNGENSRDRGFSGRRYGRPISMNFHRSSPQLPPTLTVQSPQSPPHEQHRDEIWISQGDSRKARSPGHRPRESTFVSPAPPRPLSPIPKFGPSANAGDTRPRASPGALRVNLTGNSADRKLKSASLPPPANRASKPKIPAKPTAFSHPDIGSLTPRSRRASPDRSVSPFSTPPGSPEKHRTVKPQYTGKISARPAPARPMTEPPTRRSFEERSPVPSATARHDAREIGFSRIRPGPEPSRSSKPLMVQIPSAPVDTPTSAATAPPLSAQRFRASDIPYDRPGLPPRPSGAPRRTGASPARESSRNVNSSAQLTPIARSAPSFPRPSESAAPKPIQRQPSLPRESQLSSSLPERCVVRTDTEEEEPAEEPAISRTDYPDASKANRRPPRFKSGPKDILTKYDTRLLAVCGKYVCTTGYLTRVWDLTTGDQVMSLSHGETVKSLALAFKPGKGLEDEGERIWLGTSAGDLHEVDIPSQSIVATRAYPSRREVIQILRHKNEMWTFDDEGRLLVWLPDETGAPNLQYSYHSPSERVARGHTFSMVVDDKLWLAAGKDVHVYRPNARDDVPFKVFKRPLGLQHSGDVTSGSYTTRDGGRVYLGHADGKVTVYSSTDFSCLAVVNVSVYKINCLGFVGDYLWAAYKTGMIYVYDVSTNPWTVKKDWRAHDSPVSSFVLDMSSVWTMNRLQVTSLGTDNCIRLWDGMLEDDWLDARMQARDVEFCNFREIKAVVLTWNAGASTPGSVRTSDFIRNAVTPEDPPEIVVFGFQELVDLENKKITAKSLLLGSKKKDSGEKEHMSRQYRVWIDHLTRTLHECMPLEESYVLLHTANMVGLFTCVFVKHKERYNIKNVSASEIKRGMGGLHGNKGALVLRFVLDDSSMCFVNCHLAAGQTQTANRNNDIAAILEAESLPAENSMTLRTDQFASGGDGSMIMDHEVCILNGDLNYRIDAIPRNVIIDAVRQNNLPKLLDRDQLLASRRKNPGFRLRAFIESPITFAPTYKYDVGTDEYDSSDKKRSPAWCDRILYRGLGRVKQLDYRRHEVRASDHRPVSAAFKIRPKTVLSQERNATWDACNKEFQDEKRRLASEASIEYLITVLGTDPRQARTLIMGKP; via the exons ATGGCCATGGCGGGCAAAGGACAACAGCCGGACAATAATGATGATGCTCCTCCCACT CCACAGAGACCGGTTTCCTCCTTGTTGTCTCACTTTGAGAATCTTTCTCACCGCAGATCTCCCTCTGCAGCTGTAGCTGCCAGCCCGCGCACTTCCACAACCCATTTGCAGGCAACTCCGGAGCCTAGCGATGACCTCCGATCCTCCAGCCgtgcttcgcttgatttgCCCCGGCCTCATTCCTCATGGACCCCGGCTGAAGACAGACCAactcctcttcaacagcccaATGGTGAGAACTCTCGGGACCGTGGGTTCTCCGGCAGACGATACGGCCGGCCCATCTCTATGAACTTCCACCGTTCATCGCCACAGCTGCCGCCAACTTTGACAGTACAGTCGCCCCAATCGCCGCCGCACGAACAACATCGCGATGAAATTTGGATTTCACAAGGTGACAGCCGCAAGGCACGGAGTCCAGGCCATCGCCCGCGAGAATCGACGTTCGTCTCGCCGGCACCACCTCGTCCGCTCTCCCCGATACCGAAGTTCGGACCGTCAGCTAATGCAGGGGATACAAGGCCTCGAGCGTCACCCGGGGCTCTCCGTGTCAATCTTACTGGAAACTCGGCAGACCGGAAACTAAAAAGCGCCTCGTTACCTCCCCCAGCCAACCGCGCATCAAAGCCCAAAATTCCGGCGAAACCGACTGCATTTTCTCACCCAGACATTGGCTCCTTGACTCCTAGGTCGCGACGAGCATCACCCGATCGAAGTGTTTCACCTTTTAGCACCCCTCCCGGTAGCCCAGAGAAGCATCGCACGGTCAAGCCCCAATATACCGGGAAGATCAGTGCTAGGCCAGCGCCAGCTCGGCCAATGACGGAGCCACCGACCCGGCGTTCGTTTGAAGAGCGATCACCTGTTCCGTCTGCGACCGCCAGGCATGACGCCAGAGAGATAGGATTTTCAAGGATCCGCCCTGGCCCAGAGCCCTCACGGTCCTCCAAGCCCTTGATGGTGCAGATTCCGTCTGCTCCCGTAGACACTCCTACATCTGCTGCCACTGCTCCTCCTCTTTCGGCGCAGAGATTCCGAGCCAGTGATATTCCATACGACCGCCCGGGGCTTCCTCCTCGACCTTCGGGGGCTCCCCGCCGAACTGGAGCCTCTCCAGCACGAGAGTCTTCCAGGAATGTAAACAGCTCTGCGCAGCTGACACCGATTGCCAGATCTGCACCTTCTTTCCCGCGTCCTAGCGAATCCGCAGCCCCTAAACCAATCCAGCGACAACCGTCTCTACCCCGCGAATCTcaactttcttcttctcttcccgaGCGGTGCGTGGTGCGTACAGACAcggaggaagaagagcctGCCGAAGAGCCTGCTATCTCAAGGACCGACTATCCCGATGCCTCAAAAGCAAACCGGCGACCCCCACGCTTTAAATCTGGACCGAAAGATATTCTGACGAAGTATGATACCCGTTTGCTGGCTGTGTGCGGCAAGTATGTGTGTACAACTGGGTATCTGACTCGGGTGTGGGATCTTACAACTGGCGACCAAGTGATGAGTCTCAGCCATGGTGAGACCGTGAAAAGCTTAGCTCTTGCTTTCAAGCCAGGGAAAGGTCTTGAAGATGAGGGCGAGCGTATCTGGCTCGGTACCAGCGCTGGAGATCTCCACGAAGTAGATATCCCCAGTCAATCCATCGTGGCCACCCGCGCATACCCCTCTCGCCGGGAAGTCATTCAAATCTTGCGACATAAGAACGAAATGTGGACGTTTGATGACGAAGGCCGGCTGCTTGTTTGGTTGCCAGACGAGACTGGCGCACCCAACTTGCAGTACAGCTACCATAGCCCTTCCGAACGCGTAGCCCGAGGCCACACATTCTCTATGGTAGTCGATGACAAGCTATGGCTGGCAGCAGGCAAAGACGTTCATGTGTATCGCCCTAATGCGCGGGATGATGTCCCTTTCAAGGTCTTCAAGCGACCTCTCGGTCTTCAGCACTCAGGCGATGTGACTTCCGGATCCTATACCACGCGAGATGGAGGTCGGGTATATTTGGGACACGCAGACGGCAAGGTTACTGTGTATTCCTCCACCGATTTTAGTTGCTTGGCGGTGGTCAACGTCAGCGTGTACAAAATCAACTGCCTTGGGTTTGTCGGAGACTATCTTTGGGCAGCGTATAAAACTGGCATGATCTACGTCTACGACGTCTCTACTAACCCTTGGACCGTGAAGAAAGACTGGCGAGCCCACGACAGTCCCGTCTCCAGCTTCGTGTTAGACATGAGCAGCGTATGGACCATGAACCGCCTGCAGGTCACTTCTCTCGGCACTGATAATTGCATTCGCCTCTGGGACGGCATGCTTGAGGACGATTGGTTGG ATGCACGGATGCAGGCTAGAGACGTGGAGTTCTGCAACTTCCGAGAAATTAAGGCTGTCGTCTTGACTTGGAATGCAGGAGCTTCTACCCCCGGCAGTGTGCGAACGTCGGATTTCATCCGAAATGCAGTCACCCCTGAAGACCCGCCTGAGATCGTGGTATTTGGGTTTCAAGAGTTGGTTGATCTTGAGAATAAGAAGATCACAGCTA AGAGCTTGCTGCTTGGGAGTAAAAAGAAGGATAGTGGCGAGAAGGAACACATGAGTCGTCAGTATCGAGTGTGGATTGATCATCTTACTCGCACTCTTCATGAATGCATGCCTCTCGAGGAATCCTACGTTCTTTTACACACTGCGAACATGGTGGGACTGTTTACTTGCGTTTTCGTCAAACACAAGGAACGCTACAATATCAAAAACGTCAGTGCTTCGGAGATTAAGCGAGGGATGGGCGGTTTGCATGGAAACAAG GGCGCCCTTGTCTTGCGCTTCGTCCTGGACGACAGCTCGATGTGCTTTGTGAACTGCCATTTGGCGGCCGGCCAAACTCAAACCGCAAATCGAAACAATGATATTGCTGCGATCTTAGAAGCCGAGTCACTGCCTGCGGAAAACAGCATGACCCTACGGACAGATCAGTTTGCCAGTGGTGGTGATGGCTCGATGATCATGGACCATGAAGTGTGCATTCTGAACGGAGATCTGAACTACCGAATCGACGCCATTCCTCGCAATGTGATCATCGACGCAGTTCGCCAGAACAACCTACCAAAACTCCTGGACCGAGATCAGCTACTTGCGTCTCGACGGAAGAACCCCGGTTTCCGCCTGCGCGCCTTCATCGAGTCTCCCATCACGTTCGCCCCGACCTACAAGTACGACGTCGGCACGGATGAGTATGACTCCAGTGACAAGAAACGCTCTCCCGCCTGGTGTGACCGCATCCTTTACCGTGGTCTGGGCCGCGTCAAGCAACTCGATTATCGACGACACGAGGTCCGCGCCTCCGACCACCGGCCAGTCAGTGCGGCGTTTAAAATTCGCCCAAAGACAGTCCTTAGTCAAGAACGGAACGCTACGTGGGATGCGTGCAACAAGGAGTTCCAGGATGAGAAGCGCCGCTTGGCTTCTGAAGCTAGCATCGAGTATCTCATCACTGTCCTCGGAACAGATCCCCGCCAGGCCCGTACCTTGATCATGGGAAAGCCATAA